In Gossypium hirsutum isolate 1008001.06 chromosome D01, Gossypium_hirsutum_v2.1, whole genome shotgun sequence, the genomic window CAGACGAAGAATCAACAAAATTTTCCCCAAATGctaagcttttaattctttcaaattttaattaatgttatatataatttatttttcaaagggATAGcagatgaaaaaaaaatacagaTCAAATGGGGCTCCCAAATTGCGACACATGATGGCGCACGATCGACTAGCGCTACCACGTCAACAAAATTTAAACGGTGTTAGGCTCAGGTACCAAACCAGTGGGtggaaaaaaattttgagtacCAATCTAAGACAAAAAAAAACCATAGGTACTAATCTGAGATTAGTTGACAAGTTCAAGTATTAATCTTATCTTTTTACCTAATATAAAAGCATGAAAAATTGTTTAGCGAAAGAAAGGAAGTAGTTTCCCATATACCCGTATTATCAAATGATGATGGATCTGCTTCATCCCTTCTCTAACGATGTCGGGCAATTTAGAGAAGTTTTACCCCAAAAGGTTTCAATGGCTGCCTGGCATGCATACAAATGAGATTGCATTGTTCAAGGAATAAAACTTGAAATCAAGggaggaaaataaaaatacaaataaagtgCAACTCCATGGTGTAGGACTGTAAAGCAATGTTATCAATGGAAATAGTAGCTATTGCGAAAATAAAACCAAAAGCGTTTCTAGTACTACTAGGGCACTTTAAAAAGGAAAATGCACAACTTGATCAAACCATCATATGGTGGATAAAGTAACTTTTCGAATGTCAATCTCTAAAATTCGTCGTCATCTTCCTCTGCAATGTGCTTTGCAAGCTCTTGCTCCTGTTGTTGTCTTTCTCTCCTCTTCTCAGCACTTTCTTTCTCCTTGTGGGAGTTTGGTGGGAACCGAAGTGCACGCACAGCATCGTTATGCATATTGAGGCAGAAAGCAATCCTAGAGTTGAATGCCGTTTGAGGCTCAGTTGTAGAGTAGATGTCACCCGTCTCCTTGGACAGCATACATCCATTTGAATGATCCAATGTCGCATCGATAGCTCCATCTCTGATTGCCTTGGCTACTATGCTCTCAGCATCAGCAACAGAGTCCAATCTAAGCTTCTTCGCAACATCGGCCAGTGCGATGCGAGAATATGAGATACTTATGTTGCGTAGCCCAGTCCGAATGACATTATGCCGCAGCCTGACAATCAAGTTATGGGTCCGGTCTGAACTGAAAGTAGTTGAGAACTTCTCAGCAACAGATCTGAAAAGCTCCAAATCACCAATGCGGACAGCCTGAACAATACACAGATTTTGTGTTCTCAGAACAATTAGTAAAATCTAGGAACCACAGAAACCAAAGAGAGTCCAAATGATTATAACGTGAGGATATATGCACATGATTCTCTCCATTTCGTTTCTAGGAAAGACATGCTTGGAATATCAAACTTGGCTCTCTATAAAGTAAGACGACGACTACACAAACTCAAACTCACATTTGTCAGTTCAAAGTATGGCCTCAATGCTTTCTCCATGCCTTTCTGCATAAAAACAGTCCTCTCGGGGATTTCTCCCAGCAGTAATCGAACAATGATTGCCCATTTGTTGCATTGAACCCGAAAACCAAGGGCTGCAACAGGAGCTTTCCTAGCAGCTTGGAGGAGACATTCTTTGGCATCTGTGTACTCCAATTGAATTGTCCTAATCTTCCCCAAGTAAAAGAGGTAGCGGCAAAACTGCAGAGGATAACCTTTGTCTTATGAATGGAATCAAACTATAATGTTTTTACAGTTACAACAATAACCATAAGCCATGACAAACTCCAGGTAACCATTTAATAACCATAAAAATGCAGCTCGGTTAACATTTACAGTTCAAAGACAAAGATAACAGAAAACCGTGACTTACCTGTTGGTTTGAGTGAGCTTCAAATCTAGGTGCCTTTGATCTCAGTTTCTCAGCTTGGTCATACAAATTGTAATGGAGGTAATTGCGAAGTAGCAGGTTAAGAAGAGTCTCCTGCATGagaacaatatttaaaaatatgatcctatCAGAGAAATAATTGCTcaaatgtttgaaaaattaccTGACCCAGCTCGTCATGGCGCAATGTTGCAATCCGGTGCAGGGCTAGAAGGTTACTGTCAAATTAAAGATCATCCTAATTAGACCCAGAATGTCATATGTGCT contains:
- the LOC107922352 gene encoding probable 26S proteasome non-ATPase regulatory subunit 3, whose translation is MTQDVEMKEQPAPSNSVPSSSPSTLHHLKEIASLIETGAYDREARRILRAIRLTMALRRKLKASVLSSFLSFALTPGSEAFTRLSSYLPKEDENEMEVDTATSTAQPPAKHSLPELEIYCYLLVLIFLIDQKKYDEAKACSSASIARLKNLNRRTLDVLAARLYLYYSLCYELTGTLSEIRSNLLALHRIATLRHDELGQETLLNLLLRNYLHYNLYDQAEKLRSKAPRFEAHSNQQFCRYLFYLGKIRTIQLEYTDAKECLLQAARKAPVAALGFRVQCNKWAIIVRLLLGEIPERTVFMQKGMEKALRPYFELTNAVRIGDLELFRSVAEKFSTTFSSDRTHNLIVRLRHNVIRTGLRNISISYSRIALADVAKKLRLDSVADAESIVAKAIRDGAIDATLDHSNGCMLSKETGDIYSTTEPQTAFNSRIAFCLNMHNDAVRALRFPPNSHKEKESAEKRRERQQQEQELAKHIAEEDDDEF